The Solibacillus sp. FSL W7-1464 genome contains a region encoding:
- a CDS encoding phosphopantothenoylcysteine decarboxylase domain-containing protein has protein sequence MLTGKKVVITSGGTFEKWDNVRGHTNLSKGTMGSYLAEAALGKGASVIYMHGVFTQLPEQRNEMQLVEFEGIEDLGEKLKTILESERIDYVIMAVAGSDWLIDKVFDQHGNELSEKGKMPSDEPPIIHFKKAPKILAQIKNWAPDTTLIGFKLEATDDESYLLERASARMETAKADYMVANSSKSLYGAMEPHYIIHKSGETHKVDGKMAAATALMNIIS, from the coding sequence ATGCTGACAGGAAAAAAAGTAGTAATAACGAGTGGCGGGACATTTGAGAAATGGGATAATGTCCGTGGCCATACAAACTTATCAAAAGGAACGATGGGTAGTTATTTAGCCGAAGCCGCGCTTGGAAAAGGTGCGAGCGTTATTTATATGCACGGTGTATTTACACAGCTGCCGGAACAACGAAACGAGATGCAGCTCGTTGAATTTGAAGGAATAGAGGATTTAGGCGAAAAATTAAAAACGATTCTTGAATCCGAGCGAATTGACTATGTCATTATGGCGGTAGCCGGCTCGGACTGGCTTATTGACAAAGTGTTCGATCAGCATGGCAATGAGCTGAGTGAAAAAGGTAAGATGCCATCTGACGAACCTCCGATTATCCATTTTAAAAAAGCGCCGAAAATATTGGCACAAATTAAAAATTGGGCTCCGGATACAACATTAATCGGTTTTAAACTGGAAGCAACGGATGATGAATCGTATTTGTTGGAACGAGCTTCTGCAAGAATGGAAACAGCAAAAGCGGATTATATGGTCGCAAATAGTTCAAAATCTTTGTATGGTGCGATGGAGCCCCATTATATTATTCATAAATCCGGGGAAACTCATAAAGTCGACGGGAAAATGGCAGCTGCAACGGCATTAATGAATATCATCTCTTAA
- a CDS encoding VOC family protein has translation MYQFDHLVHFVPYPEQTSLKLQEEGFHVVPGGSHEAWGTYNTLSYFDLAYIELIGIENEEKFQIAAEKKYSLHASYKENRRRDGLTRFAVRTTTIEEDAKLFAKAGLEVVGPERYSRRRDDGSEVSWQLLYIGHPKSKIEFPFFIQWDEADTLRRKELTDRGIIAQHPLGDLTIEAVHFVVPNFDAVEQIAQLCGATILKKVNQEENVEYSIILLNEVKLIFVKPVGEGTAWDYMLEHGYGIKKVVLSGATEQKHITIDGAQYEINKK, from the coding sequence ATGTACCAGTTCGATCATCTCGTCCATTTTGTTCCCTATCCAGAACAGACATCGTTAAAACTCCAAGAAGAAGGTTTCCATGTTGTCCCGGGAGGAAGTCATGAAGCGTGGGGTACATATAATACGCTAAGCTATTTTGATTTGGCTTATATTGAATTGATCGGCATTGAAAATGAAGAGAAGTTCCAGATAGCTGCCGAAAAGAAATATTCATTACATGCGAGCTATAAGGAAAATCGCCGACGTGACGGATTGACGCGTTTTGCGGTTCGTACAACGACAATTGAAGAAGATGCGAAGTTATTTGCGAAAGCCGGTTTGGAGGTAGTTGGTCCGGAACGTTATTCCCGTAGACGAGATGACGGTTCTGAAGTAAGCTGGCAACTGCTTTATATTGGTCATCCGAAATCGAAAATTGAATTCCCTTTTTTTATTCAATGGGATGAAGCAGATACGCTTCGACGCAAGGAACTAACGGACCGCGGTATTATAGCACAACATCCGTTAGGGGATTTAACGATTGAGGCTGTGCATTTTGTTGTACCGAATTTTGATGCAGTTGAGCAAATTGCCCAATTATGCGGAGCGACCATTTTAAAAAAGGTAAATCAGGAAGAGAACGTAGAGTATTCGATTATTCTGCTCAATGAAGTGAAGCTTATTTTCGTCAAGCCAGTCGGTGAAGGAACAGCCTGGGATTATATGCTTGAACACGGCTATGGCATAAAAAAGGTCGTGCTTTCAGGTGCGACGGAGCAAAAGCATATTACAATTGACGGCGCACAATACGAAATAAATAAGAAATAA
- a CDS encoding cold-shock protein, translated as MHQGTVKWFDNEKGYGFIESTNGEDVFVHFTGIQEEGFRSLDEGQVVEFDLVDGIRGPQAANVIKK; from the coding sequence ATGCACCAAGGCACTGTAAAATGGTTTGATAATGAAAAAGGTTATGGATTTATAGAATCTACGAATGGTGAAGATGTTTTTGTACACTTTACTGGCATACAAGAGGAAGGATTTCGTTCACTGGATGAAGGACAAGTGGTTGAATTCGATTTAGTCGACGGCATCCGGGGTCCACAAGCAGCGAATGTTATAAAAAAATAG
- a CDS encoding formate--tetrahydrofolate ligase — protein MTTITKNPLTDIEIANQATMKPILEIAEHAHIPLDAVEQYGHFKAKIDTSKISGEATANVVLVTAISPTPAGEGKSTVTIGLADALHQLDKRVMVALREPSLGPVMGVKGGATGGGYAQVLPMEQINLHFNGDFHAITTANNALSALIDNHIHQGNALNIDPRRIVWKRVLDLNDRALRHVTVGLGGPMQGVPREDGFDITVASEIMAIFCLATGMKDLKQRLARIVIGYTYDRNPVTVGDLQVEGALALILKEAMNPNLVQTIEGTPALIHGGPFANIAHGCNSITATQTARKLADIVVTEAGFGSDLGAEKFLNIKAREAGFKPSAVVIVATIRALKMHGGVAKANLVEENVEALKQGISNLAQHVANVRNFGLEPVIALNRFITDTEQELKAVLQWAEANKVRIARTNVWEEGGKGGIELAEKVLEVIEQPNTFHHLYELQETVEQKLTKIVQQVYGGSGVQLTDAAKKQLAVIEKNGWDTLPICMAKTQYSLSDQPSLVGRPTDFVVTIREILPKLGAGFLVCLTGDIMTMPGLPKQPAALNMDVAEDGSALGLF, from the coding sequence ATGACAACGATTACGAAGAATCCATTAACAGATATTGAAATAGCCAATCAGGCGACAATGAAGCCGATTTTAGAAATTGCGGAACATGCACACATTCCGTTAGATGCAGTTGAACAATACGGTCACTTTAAAGCAAAAATTGATACAAGCAAAATTAGTGGTGAAGCAACGGCAAACGTGGTACTTGTAACAGCGATTAGCCCAACACCAGCAGGTGAAGGGAAATCGACAGTAACAATCGGTTTGGCGGATGCACTGCACCAATTGGATAAGCGGGTAATGGTTGCATTACGTGAGCCTTCTTTAGGACCGGTAATGGGTGTGAAAGGCGGTGCTACTGGCGGCGGATATGCACAAGTGTTGCCGATGGAGCAAATCAATCTGCATTTCAATGGCGATTTCCATGCGATTACAACTGCAAACAATGCATTATCTGCATTGATTGATAATCATATCCATCAAGGGAATGCATTGAACATTGATCCGCGACGAATTGTCTGGAAACGTGTACTGGACTTAAATGACCGCGCACTGCGTCATGTAACAGTTGGTTTAGGCGGACCGATGCAAGGTGTACCTCGTGAAGACGGATTCGATATTACAGTCGCTTCTGAAATTATGGCCATTTTCTGTTTAGCAACAGGCATGAAAGATTTGAAACAGCGTTTGGCGCGTATAGTAATTGGTTATACGTATGATCGAAATCCGGTAACAGTTGGTGATTTACAAGTAGAAGGAGCACTCGCTCTTATTTTAAAGGAAGCAATGAATCCAAACTTGGTGCAAACAATCGAAGGCACTCCGGCATTAATTCATGGGGGTCCGTTTGCCAATATTGCCCATGGATGCAACTCGATTACTGCAACTCAGACAGCACGCAAACTTGCGGACATCGTTGTAACAGAAGCCGGATTCGGTTCAGATTTAGGTGCGGAGAAGTTTTTGAATATTAAAGCCCGTGAAGCAGGTTTTAAACCGAGCGCTGTCGTGATTGTTGCGACAATCCGCGCACTGAAAATGCATGGCGGCGTGGCAAAGGCTAATTTGGTGGAAGAAAATGTGGAAGCCCTAAAACAAGGGATTTCCAATTTAGCACAGCATGTAGCCAATGTCCGGAACTTTGGACTGGAGCCGGTAATTGCTTTGAACCGATTTATTACGGATACAGAACAGGAACTGAAAGCTGTTTTACAATGGGCGGAAGCGAATAAGGTTCGAATTGCCCGTACGAATGTATGGGAAGAAGGCGGTAAAGGCGGTATTGAGCTTGCCGAAAAAGTACTTGAAGTAATTGAACAGCCAAATACTTTCCATCATTTATATGAGCTGCAAGAAACAGTGGAACAGAAGTTAACAAAGATTGTACAGCAGGTGTATGGTGGTTCAGGTGTGCAATTGACGGATGCTGCCAAAAAACAGTTGGCAGTGATCGAAAAAAATGGTTGGGACACTTTACCGATTTGTATGGCGAAAACTCAGTATTCACTATCAGATCAACCAAGCTTAGTAGGGCGACCAACCGATTTCGTTGTGACAATTCGTGAAATTCTTCCAAAGTTAGGTGCAGGGTTCCTTGTATGCTTAACAGGGGATATTATGACAATGCCAGGCTTGCCGAAACAGCCTGCAGCACTGAATATGGATGTGGCCGAAGATGGAAGTGCACTCGGATTATTCTAA
- a CDS encoding HD domain-containing protein, giving the protein MSEIIVRCEQLVKEIYETMDASHDFQHIERVYQNAMTILKSEPLADGKIVSLAVLLHDVSDEKYAADKQQEQRILDELDLTEEDKQHIRTVIAEVSFNGGNERDITTVESKIVRDADRLDAIGAVGIARTFAYGGAKGRKLYDDAEEVRVNMTKEQYRSESTASVTHFYEKLLLLKDLMVTAKGREMAEERHAFMVQFLEQLKKERDGIS; this is encoded by the coding sequence ATGTCCGAAATAATCGTACGATGTGAACAATTAGTAAAGGAAATTTATGAAACGATGGATGCAAGCCATGATTTTCAACATATTGAGCGTGTTTATCAAAACGCTATGACAATACTTAAGTCCGAGCCTTTAGCAGATGGGAAAATCGTAAGTTTAGCTGTGCTGCTGCATGATGTCAGTGATGAAAAATATGCTGCGGATAAACAGCAGGAGCAGCGGATTTTGGATGAACTTGATTTAACGGAAGAGGATAAACAGCATATCCGTACAGTCATTGCAGAAGTTTCATTTAATGGGGGCAATGAACGGGATATTACAACAGTAGAATCAAAAATTGTGCGGGATGCAGACCGTCTGGATGCAATTGGTGCGGTAGGGATTGCACGCACGTTCGCTTACGGTGGTGCGAAAGGACGCAAGTTGTATGATGATGCAGAAGAAGTGCGCGTGAATATGACAAAAGAACAATACCGCAGCGAGTCCACAGCCTCTGTTACGCACTTTTATGAAAAGCTATTGCTATTGAAAGATTTAATGGTAACTGCAAAAGGGCGCGAAATGGCTGAAGAACGTCATGCCTTTATGGTACAATTTTTAGAGCAGTTAAAAAAAGAAAGAGACGGGATTTCATGA
- a CDS encoding ABC-F family ATP-binding cassette domain-containing protein has translation MSHLIVSNLTKTVGDKTLFQNIEFTIYEGERAGLIGINGTGKSTLLSIIAKKQDADTVEFDHPNKYRIAYLEQDPQFPQDLTVLQAVFSGDSPILQLNRAYEEAVAALSLNPQSEKLQNELFRLQQQMDTENAWDVNALAKQALTKLGIDMFDKQVTSLSGGQQKRVALAKVLIEPADLYLLDEPTNHLDVISTEWLQEMVSRLKGAVIFITHDRYFLDETATHIYELADKTLYRHTGSYGDFLEARAIREEMNAASQAKMRNRYRSELKWIRRGAKARTTKQKARIQRFDALDESIDRSNDQTDLELGLATTRLGKKVLESDGISKAYGDRVIIQDFEFLLQHGDRIGIIGANGYGKSTLLNMLAGEIEPDKGEVIVGSTVKRLHFKQALPAMNENARMIDYIREASNDITDAEGVRYSASQMLERFLFPLNTHGTPISKLSGGERKRLHLLRLLMEQPNVLLLDEPTNDLDIETLGVLEDFIENFPGVVITISHDRFFLDRIAKKLWILDGKGGVSESLDIYTDYLAKRESELQQEAKEMKSERPKVEKQKSEKKKLSFKEQKEWETIADTIAQVEEKIMTAEDEISTAGSDFTKLQQLTSDLEKLNQEYEQLIERWSYLDEIVNG, from the coding sequence ATGAGTCATTTAATCGTATCAAATTTAACAAAAACAGTTGGCGATAAAACGCTATTTCAAAATATTGAATTTACCATTTATGAAGGCGAACGTGCCGGGTTAATCGGGATAAACGGGACTGGGAAATCAACTTTATTATCGATTATTGCTAAAAAACAGGATGCGGATACAGTGGAATTCGACCATCCGAATAAGTACCGCATTGCCTATTTGGAACAAGATCCGCAATTCCCGCAAGATTTAACGGTTTTACAGGCGGTATTCAGCGGAGATTCACCAATATTACAGTTAAACCGTGCCTATGAAGAGGCGGTAGCAGCGTTGTCTTTAAATCCGCAATCTGAAAAGCTGCAAAATGAACTATTTCGTTTACAGCAGCAAATGGATACGGAAAATGCCTGGGACGTCAATGCATTGGCAAAGCAAGCATTGACGAAGCTTGGGATCGATATGTTTGATAAGCAAGTAACGAGCCTTTCGGGTGGACAGCAAAAACGTGTGGCATTGGCAAAAGTATTAATCGAGCCGGCGGACTTGTATTTACTGGACGAGCCAACGAACCATTTGGATGTTATATCGACAGAATGGCTGCAGGAAATGGTGTCACGCCTAAAAGGGGCGGTCATCTTTATAACCCATGACCGTTACTTCCTTGATGAAACAGCGACACATATATATGAATTAGCTGATAAAACATTGTACCGCCATACAGGATCTTATGGAGATTTTCTAGAAGCACGTGCAATTCGTGAAGAAATGAATGCAGCATCACAGGCGAAGATGCGTAACCGCTACCGTTCTGAGCTAAAATGGATTCGACGCGGGGCTAAGGCGCGTACAACAAAGCAAAAGGCACGTATACAGCGTTTCGATGCACTGGATGAATCAATCGACCGTTCGAATGACCAGACAGATCTGGAATTAGGTCTGGCAACAACACGTTTAGGGAAAAAGGTGTTGGAATCAGATGGGATTTCCAAAGCATACGGAGACCGTGTCATTATTCAGGATTTCGAGTTTTTACTGCAGCATGGTGACCGTATCGGCATAATCGGCGCAAATGGGTACGGGAAATCGACACTTCTTAATATGCTTGCTGGAGAAATAGAACCGGACAAAGGCGAGGTAATTGTCGGGTCGACAGTAAAACGTCTGCATTTCAAGCAAGCACTGCCAGCGATGAATGAAAATGCACGAATGATCGATTATATTCGTGAAGCTTCAAATGATATTACGGATGCTGAAGGTGTTCGTTATTCTGCATCGCAAATGCTTGAACGCTTTTTATTCCCGCTTAATACGCACGGAACCCCGATCAGCAAGTTATCAGGCGGGGAACGCAAACGACTTCACTTGCTTCGTCTGTTGATGGAACAGCCAAACGTTCTGCTTTTAGATGAGCCGACGAATGATTTAGATATTGAAACTTTGGGTGTTCTAGAAGACTTTATCGAAAATTTCCCTGGCGTTGTCATTACAATTAGTCACGATCGTTTTTTCCTGGACCGAATTGCGAAAAAACTGTGGATTTTGGACGGAAAAGGCGGCGTATCGGAAAGCCTGGATATTTATACCGATTATTTGGCTAAACGTGAATCGGAGCTGCAACAGGAAGCGAAGGAAATGAAATCGGAAAGGCCAAAAGTTGAAAAGCAGAAATCCGAAAAGAAAAAGCTATCATTTAAAGAGCAGAAAGAATGGGAAACTATTGCTGATACAATTGCTCAAGTTGAAGAAAAAATTATGACGGCAGAAGACGAAATTTCAACAGCTGGTTCGGACTTTACAAAACTACAGCAACTGACGTCAGATTTGGAAAAGCTAAATCAAGAATACGAGCAATTGATCGAGCGCTGGAGCTACTTAGATGAAATCGTAAATGGATAG
- a CDS encoding conserved virulence factor C family protein codes for MKILSIEPTPSPNSMKVIIDQDLPFGKSFNYTKDNIGEASTELQSIFAVEGVKGIYHVTNFLAIERNAKYAWENILADIRRAIGGEATESTEYEMNEHYGEVNVHVQMYKAIPLQIKAFDGEGEVRISAGERFTTAFKRLQFSVTDENYIFERKWVDFGVRYGDKEQVVQEVLKEVDALYPQERVESIVQSANEQVFTAAQERKEVTLEQYEQVEDWQQRFQLLDQLPDPEVKDIPLFEKALEDEQMSIRRLATVYLGMIEDAAVVPALTKALNDKSAAVRRTAGDCMSDLGLPEFESAMIAALGDKNKLVRWRAAMYLYEVGTEQAIDALKTASEDKEFEVKLQAKMALARIEGGEEAKGSVWKQMTESRKA; via the coding sequence ATGAAAATTTTATCAATTGAACCAACACCAAGTCCAAATTCAATGAAAGTAATCATTGATCAGGATTTACCATTCGGTAAAAGCTTTAATTATACAAAAGACAATATTGGTGAAGCATCAACTGAGCTGCAGTCCATCTTTGCAGTAGAAGGTGTAAAGGGTATTTACCATGTAACGAATTTCCTGGCGATTGAACGAAACGCGAAATATGCGTGGGAAAATATTTTGGCGGATATTCGCCGTGCAATTGGCGGAGAGGCAACTGAAAGCACTGAATATGAGATGAATGAGCATTACGGTGAAGTCAATGTGCATGTTCAAATGTACAAAGCGATTCCATTGCAGATCAAGGCATTTGACGGCGAAGGGGAAGTGCGAATAAGTGCAGGAGAGCGTTTCACAACAGCTTTTAAACGTCTGCAATTCAGTGTAACGGACGAAAACTATATTTTTGAAAGAAAATGGGTTGATTTCGGGGTTCGTTATGGCGATAAAGAACAAGTTGTACAAGAAGTGCTAAAAGAGGTAGATGCACTATATCCGCAAGAACGTGTGGAATCAATTGTACAGTCGGCGAATGAACAAGTTTTCACTGCAGCGCAAGAACGTAAAGAAGTGACTTTGGAACAATATGAGCAGGTTGAAGATTGGCAACAACGCTTCCAGCTATTAGATCAACTACCGGATCCGGAAGTGAAGGATATTCCATTATTCGAAAAAGCGCTGGAAGACGAGCAAATGTCTATACGACGCCTTGCAACCGTTTATTTAGGAATGATTGAAGATGCAGCGGTCGTACCGGCTTTAACAAAGGCATTGAATGACAAAAGTGCGGCCGTTCGCCGTACAGCTGGAGACTGTATGAGTGATTTAGGGTTACCTGAGTTTGAGTCTGCGATGATCGCTGCATTAGGTGACAAAAATAAACTTGTTCGCTGGCGTGCGGCAATGTACTTGTACGAAGTAGGTACAGAGCAGGCGATTGACGCATTAAAAACAGCGAGTGAAGACAAAGAATTCGAAGTAAAACTGCAGGCAAAAATGGCCCTTGCCCGTATAGAAGGCGGAGAAGAAGCAAAAGGTTCTGTATGGAAACAAATGACAGAAAGCCGTAAAGCTTAA
- a CDS encoding aldehyde dehydrogenase: MEEILLKNPSALSDERKEALLDLLYSEHCNDSILLKSDDFYLFFHDIWSLFEIGEEYESEIVEEDIRLKEWRIFILEFFSARNLEKLNFEYLTDSSLKKFLVALYIWKKIKKDYFYEMRKALKIEKIKNEYEKDFADSEVTGDIYHEIHLKVQSYWYMNLFRFNSIYDRILDEVLEETKAVELLFGDKIWETISNDNLRKFMSYIESRHFSEVLFWKSKFQTEQFLKVGLDPNSTYVFCVQKDISMKRSLTLQNGLALAVSEFSQQHEHNSVFLSFIKAIGQEMITHKETIDFNHYFELDKSFGLKTEPINYKGVINYAFTMLKLELSHSNSGKIYLICNELLFDDFPDDEDWISAVTHYKKAKKIEIVVIYMGDKTKLQQIWFADKILIPKQLAQFK, translated from the coding sequence ATGGAGGAGATATTGTTGAAAAATCCTAGCGCTTTAAGTGATGAGCGTAAAGAAGCATTGTTAGATTTACTTTACTCCGAACATTGTAATGACTCCATACTATTAAAAAGTGATGATTTTTATTTGTTTTTTCATGATATTTGGTCACTTTTTGAAATTGGGGAAGAGTACGAAAGTGAAATTGTAGAAGAAGATATTAGGCTGAAAGAATGGCGCATTTTCATATTGGAATTTTTCTCCGCTCGAAATTTGGAAAAATTGAACTTTGAGTACTTAACGGATTCCTCTTTAAAAAAATTTTTGGTAGCACTATACATATGGAAAAAAATAAAAAAAGATTATTTTTACGAGATGCGTAAGGCGTTGAAGATTGAAAAAATAAAAAATGAATATGAAAAGGATTTTGCTGATAGTGAAGTTACTGGGGATATATATCATGAAATTCATTTAAAAGTTCAAAGCTATTGGTATATGAATTTATTTAGATTCAATTCCATTTACGACAGAATTCTCGATGAAGTATTGGAAGAAACGAAAGCGGTAGAGCTGCTTTTCGGTGACAAGATATGGGAGACAATCAGCAATGATAATTTAAGGAAATTTATGAGTTATATCGAATCAAGGCACTTTTCCGAAGTTTTGTTTTGGAAATCCAAATTTCAGACAGAACAATTTTTAAAAGTTGGTCTTGATCCGAACAGTACATATGTATTTTGTGTTCAAAAAGATATATCGATGAAACGCAGCCTTACTTTACAAAATGGATTGGCTTTGGCTGTTTCGGAATTTTCACAACAACATGAGCACAATTCTGTTTTTTTATCATTCATAAAAGCAATCGGTCAGGAAATGATTACACATAAAGAGACGATAGATTTTAATCATTATTTCGAGCTGGATAAATCATTCGGACTTAAAACGGAACCGATTAATTATAAAGGCGTTATCAACTATGCCTTCACGATGTTAAAGTTAGAATTATCCCATAGCAATAGCGGTAAAATCTATTTAATCTGCAATGAATTACTATTTGATGATTTCCCTGATGATGAAGATTGGATATCAGCTGTTACGCATTACAAAAAGGCAAAAAAGATTGAAATAGTCGTAATCTATATGGGAGATAAAACGAAACTCCAGCAAATATGGTTCGCAGATAAAATACTGATTCCAAAACAACTGGCCCAATTTAAATAA
- a CDS encoding DMT family transporter gives MNVRSMLKLTLSMAIFGSIGFFTTQTGLPAVELVFVRCICATLFLGGLWFITGGHKTEVWNRSEVMKTVICGIFLVLNWVFLFKAFEVMSISIAISIYNLAPIFVLILGSVFLAEKMGIRAICATVICFFGSILIIGIESFTSVSQFMNSGFIWALLSAICYALTMFTSKTVHGMSSYALTFIQTIAGIILLLPFCDFTAFEGLSNTNWLYILGTGLIHTGFVYYLFFDSVRDLPTVIVSVLVFVDPVVAILLDAVLLSFRPNLLQVLGIVLIFGSILYTVFSPQQTVKKVKSSSS, from the coding sequence ATGAATGTACGTTCGATGCTTAAACTTACTCTTTCCATGGCCATTTTCGGCTCTATCGGTTTCTTTACTACACAAACCGGCTTGCCTGCAGTAGAGCTCGTTTTTGTCCGCTGTATTTGTGCGACACTTTTTTTAGGAGGATTATGGTTTATTACAGGCGGGCATAAAACAGAAGTTTGGAATAGAAGCGAAGTGATGAAAACAGTCATTTGCGGTATATTTCTTGTATTAAACTGGGTATTTTTATTTAAAGCGTTTGAAGTTATGTCGATTTCGATCGCTATTTCGATTTATAATTTAGCGCCGATTTTTGTATTAATTTTAGGTTCGGTGTTTTTAGCTGAAAAAATGGGCATACGCGCAATTTGCGCAACGGTTATTTGCTTTTTCGGCAGTATTCTCATTATCGGTATTGAGAGCTTTACAAGCGTCTCGCAATTTATGAATTCAGGATTTATATGGGCGCTTCTTTCGGCCATTTGCTATGCACTGACCATGTTCACGAGCAAAACGGTTCATGGCATGTCATCCTATGCACTTACTTTTATCCAAACGATTGCCGGAATAATCCTGCTGCTCCCGTTTTGCGATTTTACAGCATTTGAAGGTTTATCGAATACAAACTGGCTTTACATACTTGGTACAGGGTTAATCCATACAGGATTTGTCTACTACTTATTTTTTGATAGTGTCCGGGATCTCCCTACTGTCATCGTTTCGGTGCTTGTATTTGTCGATCCGGTAGTAGCGATATTATTGGATGCTGTATTACTTTCATTCCGACCAAATTTATTGCAAGTGCTCGGAATTGTCCTGATTTTCGGAAGTATTTTGTACACTGTTTTCTCTCCTCAGCAAACCGTAAAGAAGGTTAAATCAAGCAGTTCCTAA
- a CDS encoding glutamate-5-semialdehyde dehydrogenase, which translates to MLMTKTIANEVVEKGKRAKKASYLTNIKTTAEKNEALRSIAQQLLADMDILLTENTKDIADGKINGLDQATLDRILLNENRIQAMSDAIIQLIGLEDPVGEVVEQITKENGLQITKKRVPLGVIGMIYEARPNVTIDAATLSIKTGNAVLLRGSSSAKHSNIALVASIHRALEAVDYPKDAVLLIEDTSRETAKSLFTLTEYLDVLIPRGGKKLIDLVVRESTVPVLETGAGNCHIYLDEFADFEMAKSIVKNAKTQRLSVCNAAESLLIHQKFFQNHGPQFLHYLQNDLEIKIYGDENVCTVLPEAIEATEEHYAEEFLALTLSVKVVDDVLEAVHHINQFGTNHSEAIITDNLQHAEIFLNSVDAAAVYHNASTRFTDGFEFGYGAEIGISTQKLHARGPMGLPALTSTKYYIHGNGQIRE; encoded by the coding sequence ATTTTAATGACGAAAACAATTGCAAATGAAGTTGTTGAAAAAGGAAAGCGTGCAAAAAAGGCAAGCTATTTAACGAATATCAAAACAACAGCAGAAAAAAATGAAGCTTTAAGAAGTATCGCTCAACAACTTCTTGCCGATATGGACATCCTGCTGACGGAAAACACGAAAGATATTGCTGATGGAAAAATAAACGGACTCGATCAAGCGACATTGGACCGTATTTTACTGAATGAAAACCGTATACAGGCGATGAGCGATGCGATCATTCAGCTGATCGGATTAGAAGATCCTGTCGGTGAAGTAGTCGAGCAAATCACGAAAGAAAATGGGCTTCAAATTACGAAAAAGCGTGTACCATTAGGCGTAATCGGTATGATCTATGAAGCGCGCCCGAATGTAACGATTGATGCAGCAACTCTTTCAATTAAAACCGGTAATGCGGTCCTTTTACGTGGCAGCTCATCAGCGAAACACTCAAATATCGCACTCGTTGCATCGATTCACCGTGCATTGGAAGCTGTCGACTACCCGAAAGATGCCGTTTTGCTCATCGAGGACACAAGCCGGGAAACAGCGAAATCTTTATTTACATTGACGGAATACTTGGATGTGCTGATACCAAGAGGAGGAAAAAAACTGATCGATTTAGTCGTGCGTGAATCGACGGTGCCTGTACTTGAAACCGGTGCCGGAAATTGCCATATTTATTTGGATGAATTTGCTGATTTCGAAATGGCAAAATCAATTGTAAAAAATGCGAAAACACAGCGTTTATCCGTATGCAATGCAGCAGAGAGTTTATTGATTCACCAGAAATTTTTCCAAAATCACGGTCCGCAATTTTTGCATTATTTGCAAAATGATCTTGAAATAAAAATCTATGGCGATGAAAATGTGTGTACTGTATTGCCGGAAGCAATCGAGGCGACGGAAGAACATTACGCCGAAGAATTTTTGGCTCTGACACTAAGCGTAAAAGTAGTGGATGATGTACTGGAAGCGGTACATCACATTAATCAGTTTGGCACAAATCATTCGGAAGCTATTATCACTGACAATCTGCAACACGCGGAAATATTTTTAAATTCAGTTGATGCGGCCGCTGTGTATCATAATGCATCCACACGCTTTACAGACGGGTTTGAATTCGGATATGGGGCCGAAATCGGGATTTCAACTCAAAAGTTGCATGCGCGCGGTCCAATGGGTTTACCAGCATTGACATCTACGAAATACTATATTCATGGCAACGGTCAAATTCGTGAATAG